From a single Drosophila sulfurigaster albostrigata strain 15112-1811.04 chromosome 3, ASM2355843v2, whole genome shotgun sequence genomic region:
- the LOC133846161 gene encoding uncharacterized protein LOC133846161: protein MSAHHRPLDESDVVLIRTIRSTPSLYDHRHGDFRLSQRKEEDWAKVAEALNISSPDARRRWTCLRDRYSRELKQMRLHPTSEFGRNEFFRQMDFLREFVRKRRERSRRDDTPTSWLKTEPRAAKHLLKMRAEPEPMIEQDMDDSQVYDDCEHNYDADAKLEVQTTQSESYSVLVEADDGDGDGDGDGDGQDSYEEYMADADAVEQKVLPTLQPSPALVSVHSEPATAAATVASTTTEGAASSDMLRHSQTDVDYVVCMPNVRVEREQAKTEVNSGFEAIATTTAAAAAPATIGATGTATTNETEDDFFCKSVAAYLRQLSRRHKIKAKVEMYQILEKYILLEESGTGSGTAAGSGQNG, encoded by the coding sequence ATGAGCGCCCACCACAGGCCCCTGGACGAATCGGATGTGGTGTTAATACGCACCATACGCTCAACACCATCACTATATGACCACAGACATGGCGACTTTCGCCTCTCGCAGCGCAAAGAAGAGGATTGGGCCAAAGTTGCCGAGGCCTTAAATATTTCATCGCCCGATGCGCGTCGTCGCTGGACGTGTTTGCGGGATCGTTATTCGCGTGAATTGAAACAAATGCGCCTTCATCCCACATCAGAATTTGGACGTAATGAATTCTTTCGACAAATGGACTTCCTGCGCGAATTTGTGCGCAAACGTCGTGAACGCAGCCGTCGCGATGACACGCCAACAAGTTGGCTAAAGACCGAGCCACGGGCTGCGAAGCATCTCCTGAAGATGCGTGCGGAACCTGAACCCATGATCGAACAGGATATGGATGATTCGCAAGTGTACGACGATTGTGAACACAATTACGATGCGGATGCCAAGTTGGAGGTGCAAACGACGCAATCGGAAAGTTATTCAGTGCTCGTTGAAGCGGACGATGGTGACGGAGATGGCGATGGTGATGGCGACGGGCAGGATTCATATGAAGAGTATATGGCAGATGCGGATGCTGTCGAACAGAAAGTCTTGCCCACATTACAACCATCGCCAGCTCTCGTCTCCGTCCACTCGGAGCCCGCAACGGCAGCTGCAACGGTGGCGTCCACAACAACTGAAGGAGCTGCGTCCTCAGACATGTTGCGGCATTCGCAGACAGATGTGGATTATGTGGTTTGTATGCCGAATGTGCGAGTTGAGCGTGAACAGGCAAAGACAGAGGTGAACTCTGGTTTTGAGgcgatagcaacaacaacagcagcagcagcagcacccgCCACCATAGGAGCCACAGGAACCGCGACGACTAACGAGACTGAAGATGATTTCTTCTGCAAATCGGTAGCGGCGTATTTGCGACAATTGTCGCGACGTCACAAGATCAAAGCGAAAGTTGAGATGTATCAGATACTAGAGAAGTATATATTGTTGGAGGAGTCTGGAACAGGATCGGGGACGGCAGCGGGATCGGGTCAAAATGGTTAA
- the LOC133846162 gene encoding U6 snRNA-associated Sm-like protein LSm1, which yields MDDLNPLAGTAHLLEEVDKKLMVLLRDGRTLIGYLRSVDQFANLVLQRTIERIHVGNQYGDIPRGVFIIRGENVVLLGEIDREKEQKLPLKEISVDEILDAQRREQEQRHEKHRLVSKALKERGLAVNADIINEDFC from the exons ATGGACGATCTGAATCCCTTGGCTGGCACAGCGCATCTGCTGGAGGAAGTGGACA aaaaattAATGGTGTTACTGCGGGATGGGCGCACCTTAATTGGCTATTTGCGATCCGTGGATCAGTTTGCCAACTTGGTGCTGCAGCGAACCATTGAGAGAATACACGTAGGCAATCAATACGGCGATATTCCTCGAGGTGTATTCATAATACGCGGCGAGAACGTTGTGCTGCTGGGAGAAATT gATCGAGAAAAGGAACAGAAACTGCCGTTGAAGGAAATCTCAGTGGATGAAATACTCGATGCACAGCGTCGCGAACAAGAACAAAGGCACGAGAAGCATAGGTTAGTGTCCAAAGCTCTCAAGGAACGCGGCCTAGCCGTCAATGCGGACATCATCAACGAAGATTTCTGCTAA
- the LOC133846159 gene encoding uncharacterized protein LOC133846159 isoform X4 produces the protein METVVAFNNELSGLYDSRPPISKAKMAAITKSAMRAIKFYKHVVQSVEKFILKCKPEYKVPGLYVIDSIVRQSRHQYGTEKDVFAPRFQRNLTDTFANLFRCAPEDKSRIIRVLNLWQKNNVFKSDVIQPIFDLADPSHPIYHQMPPIVGAGNLSSGPGPSGSGGAINLSDISSGNAANGLNASGMSNMDLSSVVDDSMGGAMPDLSLSHEKCSTSSRRHMEQHYMKRQQQQHQHNLSQTVSSSGSKSRFDCGPSSKSHHHKYGKSSSSHDLDYDVREILDDDDGDMMMSMGDDHHCMGDDSPPGSTNLLDNNNLKQLLNDPNVLRQLQTLQNFQKFKQQEENQKHRYSDDALQQHLQNVLKGTAGMPPGVAMGLGHSDVTDMNKDVEFISEQQPIEFAAQRCGWAISRSWCTRRNCPIPSANMAIS, from the exons ATGGAGACGGTCGTTGCATTCAATAATGAG cTCTCCGGGCTCTATGATAGCCGGCCGCCCATATCAAAGGCTAAAATGGCCGCCATCACAAAGTCGGCAATGCGTGCAATTAAATTCTACAAACATGTCGTGCAGAGTGTCGAAAAGTTTATACTTAAATGCAAGCCGGAGTACAAAGTGCCCGGTCTGTATGTCATCGATTCGATTGTGCGCCAATCCCGCCATCAATACGGCACCGAGAAAGACGTTTTTGCTCCACGATTCCAACGCAATTTGACGGATACATTTGCGAATCTGTTTCGTTGTGCGCCCGAAGATAAAAGTCGCATCATTCGAGTGCTTAATCTGTGGCAGAAGAACAATGTCTTCAAATCGGATGTGATACAGCCGATATTTGATTTGGCTGATCCGAGTCATCCCATTTATCACCAAATGCCACCCATTGTGGGTGCGGGCAATCTAAGCTCTGGTCCCGGACCAAGCGGCAGCGGTGGAGCCATCAATTTATCGGATATCTCGAGTGGCAATGCGGCCAATGGTTTAAACGCCTCCGGAATGAGTAACATGGACCTGAGCTCTGTTGTCGATGATAGCATGGGTGGTGCTATGCCGGATTTGTCG CTAAGCCATGAGAAATGCTCGACCTCAAGTCGGCGGCACATGGAGCAGCATTATAtgaagcggcagcaacaacagcatcagcataaTTTATCGCAAACTGTTTCTTCGTCCGGATCGAAGAGTCGTTTTGATTGTGGTCCCAGCAGCAAATCGCATCATCACAAGTATGGCAAGAGTAGCAGTTCGCATGATCTGGACTATGATGTGCGTGAAATACTtgatgacgacgatggcgatATGATGATGTCAATGGGCGATGATCATCATTGCATGGGCGATGACTCGCCGCCAGGCTCAACCAACTTGCTCGAT AACAATAATCTGAAACAGCTGCTCAACGATCCCAATGTGCTGCGTCAGCTGCAAACGTTGCAGAATTTTCAGAAATTCAAACAGCAAGAGGAGAACCAAAAACATCGCTATTCAGACgatgcactgcagcagcatttgCAGAATGTGCTGAAG GGCACAGCCGGAATGCCGCCAGGTGTGGCCATGGGACTTGGCCATAGTGATGTCACGGACATGAACAAAGATGTGGAATTCATATCGGAACAGCAACCCATTGAG TTTGCAGCACAACGTTGTGGGTGGGCCATCTCTCGAAGCTGGTGTACCAGGAGGAATTGTCCGATACCTTCGGCGAATATGGCGATATCGTGA
- the LOC133846160 gene encoding LOW QUALITY PROTEIN: general transcription and DNA repair factor IIH helicase subunit XPD (The sequence of the model RefSeq protein was modified relative to this genomic sequence to represent the inferred CDS: deleted 1 base in 1 codon): MKLSVDGLLVYFPYEYIYPEQYAYMLELKRSLDAKGHCLLEMPSGTGKTATLLSLIVAYMVEYPDRIRKLIYCSRTVPEIEKVIAELQNLMVYYERHASVQPEMTGLVLSSRKNMCIHPEVSKEREGKAVDGKCYGLTASYIRERHEMDAEIPICQYYEGFTLEGKESTLPVGIYSIDDLKEYGRSRNWCPYFTARYAIAHAHIVVYSYHYLLDPKIAQVVSKEMSRESCVVFDEAHNIDNVCIDSMSVKINRRTVERSTNALNQLTKLVQDMRDEDTNRLNEEYQRMVQGLKDASVQRDTDMILANPVLPTDVLTEVVPGNIRNADHFLSFLRRFIEYIKTRLRVHHVVQESPAGFLKDVSSKICIERKPLRFCAERLSSLLRTLEITDMTEYGALTLITHFATLVSTYTKGFTIIIEPFDDKTPTVSNPIMHFSCLDSSIAMSPVFTRFQTVVITSGTLSPMDMYPKILDFDPVVMSSFTMTLARPCLLPMIVSKGNDQVSISSKFETREDTAVIRNYGQLLVEVAKTVPDGIVCFFTSYLYLESVVASWYDQGIVDTLLRYKLLFIETQDNAETSYALMNYVKACDCGRGAVLLAVARGKVSEGVDFDHHYGRAVLMFGIPYVYTQSRILKARLDYLRDQFQIRENDFLTFDAMRHAAQCVGRALRGKTDYGIMIFADKRFSRQDKRSRLPKWIQEHLVDSFCNLSTEEAVQLARRWLRRMAQPFSREDQLGISLLTLAQLESMEQEKLERQAQGKQGVGGEVQEL; the protein is encoded by the exons Atgaa GCTCAGCGTTGATGGGCTGCTTGTCTATTTTCCCTATGAATACATCTATCCGGAGCAATATGCTTATATGCTGGAGCTCAAACGCAGTCTGGATGCCAAAGGACATTGTTTGCTGGAAATGCCCTCGGGCACAGGAAAAACAGCCACGTTGCTCTCCCTTATTGTTGCATACATGGTAGAGTATCCGGATCGAATACGCAAACTCATCTACTGCTCACGTACAGTGCCAGAAATTGAGAAAGTTATTGCcgaattgcaaaatttaatgGTGTATTATGAACGTCATGCGTCTGTTCAACCGGAGATGACGGGTTTGGTGCTCAGCTCGCGGAAGAATATGTGCATACATCCGGAGGTAAGCAAGGAGCGCGAGGGCAAGGCTGTGGATGGCAAATGCTATGGCTTGACCGCCAGTTACATACGAGAGCGCCATGAAATGGATGCAGAGATTCCTATTT GTCAGTACTACGAGGGCTTCACGCTGGAGGGCAAGGAATCGACGCTCCCCGTTGGCATATACAGTATCGATGATCTGAAGGAATACGGGCGCTCTAGGAATTGGTGTCCATATTTCACGGCACGCTACGCT ATTGCCCATGCACACATTGTGGTCTACAGCTATCATTATCTGCTGGATCCAAAGATAGCACAGGTCGTGTCCAAAGAGATGAGTCGTGAATCCTGCGTGGTATTCGATGAAGCTCACAATATTGATAATGTCTGCATTGATTCCATGAGCGTCAAGATCAACAGACGCACAGTGGAACGCAGCACCAATGCGCTCAATCAGCTAACAAAATTGGTGCAAGA CATGCGTGATGAGGACACCAATCGACTGAATGAGGAGTACCAGCGCATGGTACAGGGACTGAAGGATGCCAGCGTGCAGCGCGACACGGACATGATTCTGGCCAATCCTGTGCTTCCCACTGATGTGCTAACCGAAGTGGTGCCCGGCAACATACGCAATGCGGATCATTTTCTCAGC TTTTTGCGACGCTTCATCGAGTACATCAAAACGCGTTTACGTGTCCATCATGTAGTGCAAGAGTCGCCAGCCGGTTTCCTCAAAGATGTCTCCTCCAAAATATGCATAGAACGCAAGCCGTTGCGCTTCTGTGCGGAACGCTTGTCAAGTCTGCTGCGCACACTTGAAATCACCGACATGACAGAGTATGGCGCTCTCACGCTG ATCACACACTTTGCCACATTGGTTTCCACGTACACCAAAGGTTTCACCATCATTATAGAGCCCTTTGATGACAAAACGCCAACTGTTTCCAATCCTATAATGCACTTTAGCTGCTTAGATTCCTCAATTGCCATGTCGCCAGTGTTTACGCGCTTCCAAACAGTGGTAATCACCTCGGGAACGCTGTCGCCCATGGACATGTATCCCAAGATTCTCGACTTTGATCCAGTTGTGATGAGCAGCTTTACCATGACGCTGGCGCGTCCTTGTTTGCTGCCAATG ATTGTATCGAAGGGCAACGATCAGGTGTCCATTTCATCCAAATTTGAGACGCGCGAGGACACCGCTGTCATTCGTAACTATGGCCAACTGTTGGTGGAGGTGGCCAAAACCGTACCCGATGGCATTGTGTGCTTCTTTACATCCTATTTGTACTTGGAGTCGGTGGTGGCATCGTGGTATGATCAAGGTATTGTGGACACACTGTTGCGCTATAAGCTGCTGTTCATAGAAACGCAGGACAATGCAGAGACAAGCTATGCGCTGATGAACTATGTTAAG GCTTGTGATTGCGGTCGCGGCGCCGTCTTGTTGGCTGTGGCGCGTGGCAAGGTCTCCGAAGGTGTGGATTTCGATCATCATTATGGTCGCGCGGTGCTCATGTTCGGCATACCCTACGTTTACACGCAGTCGCGCATTCTCAAGGCGCGTCTCGACTACCTGCGCGATCAGTTTCAGATACGCGAGAATGACTTTTTGACCTTTGACGCCATGCGGCATGCTGCCCAATGCGTGGGTCGTGCTCTGCGTGGCAAAACCGACTACGGCATCATGATCTTTGCCGATAAACGCTTCTCACGCCAGGACAAACGCTCCCGCCTTCCCAAATGGATTCAGGAGCATCTCGTTGACAGCTTTTGCAATCTAAGCACTGAGGAGGCGGTGCAATTGGCCCGTCGCTGGCTGCGACGCATGGCACAACCGTTTTCACGTGAGGATCAGCTGGGCATATCACTGTTGACGCTGGCGCAGCTGGAGAGCATGGAGCAGGAGAAACTGGAACGGCAGGCGCAGGGCAAACAAGGTGTCGGCGGTGAGGTCCAGGAGTTGTAA